In the Nocardioides marmotae genome, TGGCGCTCGTGATCGCGCCGATCGCCGTCATCGGGCTGCCGATCCTGCTCAAGGCTCCGCCGGCCGCCACTCAGATCGCACGACTCGAGGCGATGGAGGAGTGGACTCGCTCGCTTTCCGGGGTCCTCACTGTCGGCATCGGTCTGGAGCAGGCACTGGTCGCAACGCTGCGATCGACACCCGCACCGATCGCCGATGAGGTCCAACGACTGGTGACCCGGCTCCGGGCACGCTGGGACACCGAGAAGGCGCTCCGCGCATTCGCCGACGAACTCGACGACGCCACCGGCGACCTGATCGCAGCGAACCTGATCCTGGGTGCCCGCCGGCGCGGAGCCGGGCTGGCGAGCGTCCTCGAAGGACTCGCCGAGTCGGTCGGCGCCGATGTGCGCGCCCGCCGACAGGTCGAGGCCGATCGAGCCAAGCCGCGAGCAACGGCGCGGTGGGTCACCGTGATCAGCGCGAGTGTGCTCGTCGTACTCGCGCTGTCCGGGACGTACGTCGAGCCGTACGGCACCCCGGTCGGCCAGGTGCTGCTCGTCTTGCTCCTGTCGGCGTACGTCGCCACGCTGATCTGGATGCGCCGCATGGCCGCAGGCAAGCCGCTCCCCCGGTTCCTGGCGACCCGCGTAGTCACGGAGGTGACGCGATGATCACCGGGCTGCAGGTGGCGATCCTCTCGGGAGGCCTCGTCGGCCTGGGCGCCGTACTGCTCGTCGCGCGCCTGCTGCCCGTCGAACCTGATCTCGCCGACGCGCTGGAGCGAGTGTCATCGACGCCATCTCGCAACGCGACGGCCACCGATTCCGCCCACTCCAGCAAGGAGCGGCTTGGTCTGTGGGGGCTACGCACCCTGCCCGCCGGCCTGTGGGTTCGTACGCCGACTCGCGAACTTGCCTTGCTCCGGATCCCGGTCGCGCGGTTCTACGGCGAGAAGTTGATGTTCGCCGGGCTCGGCCTGCTGATCCCGCCGGTGCTCGTCACGCTGTTCAACGCCTTCGGGCTGAGCATCCCGATCCAGCTCCCAGCCGTCGCCTCCCTCGGACTGGCCGCTGTCATGTTCTTCATCCCGAACTACAACGCGCTCGACGACGCGAAGAAGGCACGGCTCGAGTTCGCCCGTGCGCTCGCCGCATACATCGATCTCGTCGCGCTGGAGCGCAACAACGGCATCGGCCAGCGCCAGGCGATGGAGGCTGCCGCCGAAGTCGGCGACTCGTGGGTGTTCAACCGGCTCTCCGAGGAACTCACCCGATCGCGGTGGTCCGGGCTGCCGCCTTGGGACGCGCTGCACACCTTGGCTGAGGAACTCGGACTTCCCGAGCTCGACGACTTCGCCGCCATCATGCGCCTCTCGGGCGAAGAAGGAGCCGGCGTGTACGCGACCCTGCGCGCCCGATCGGCCGCGATGCGCACGGCGATGCTCAACGACGAGCTCGCCCAGGCCAACGCCGTCGGCGAGCGCATGTCGATGCCCGGCTCGCTTCTCGGCATCGTCTTCATGGCGCTGCTCGTGGCGCCCTCGCTGCTTCGCATGTTCACGAACTCGTGATCCGGAAGGACTCATCCACAGGAGGAAACCCATGTTGAAGGTTCTGGTCCTGCTGCAGATCGCAGCACTCAGCAAGTACGACGACCTGCGTGCATCCCGCCGCAGCGAACGCGGCTCGGTGACGATGGAGCACGTCCTCTGGGCGGTCGCCGTCATCG is a window encoding:
- a CDS encoding type II secretion system F family protein, producing the protein MTTILPALAGGLVALGLLGIIVGLRPAAVSPRESIQRRRRRGPTRPTRLLLLAGGALGLVGWLITGWVLALVIAPIAVIGLPILLKAPPAATQIARLEAMEEWTRSLSGVLTVGIGLEQALVATLRSTPAPIADEVQRLVTRLRARWDTEKALRAFADELDDATGDLIAANLILGARRRGAGLASVLEGLAESVGADVRARRQVEADRAKPRATARWVTVISASVLVVLALSGTYVEPYGTPVGQVLLVLLLSAYVATLIWMRRMAAGKPLPRFLATRVVTEVTR
- a CDS encoding type II secretion system F family protein; amino-acid sequence: MITGLQVAILSGGLVGLGAVLLVARLLPVEPDLADALERVSSTPSRNATATDSAHSSKERLGLWGLRTLPAGLWVRTPTRELALLRIPVARFYGEKLMFAGLGLLIPPVLVTLFNAFGLSIPIQLPAVASLGLAAVMFFIPNYNALDDAKKARLEFARALAAYIDLVALERNNGIGQRQAMEAAAEVGDSWVFNRLSEELTRSRWSGLPPWDALHTLAEELGLPELDDFAAIMRLSGEEGAGVYATLRARSAAMRTAMLNDELAQANAVGERMSMPGSLLGIVFMALLVAPSLLRMFTNS